One window from the genome of Halomicrobium zhouii encodes:
- a CDS encoding right-handed parallel beta-helix repeat-containing protein, with amino-acid sequence MDRTRSTVVAVAVLLTTAIAAPALVGTVAAQGQGQQIGECTTIDESGTYELNGSIGVNDSANASAVSDDGSTDVVATSGDSNETSLPNETGVVAADANTSACLAVEASDVTLDGNGYTVDGSDASALNLTGNGTANATNVSDNATVSDGANASADVNESVVNGIVVRPGTENGTVSNVTISNVTVQHWYVGVYVQDAQDVTLDNVTLANNTVPGFRLDNSTGLSIQNVNRNTTR; translated from the coding sequence ATGGATCGAACGAGATCGACCGTCGTCGCCGTCGCCGTCCTGCTCACGACCGCGATCGCCGCGCCGGCGCTGGTCGGAACCGTCGCCGCACAGGGACAGGGCCAGCAGATCGGCGAGTGTACGACCATCGACGAGTCCGGAACGTACGAACTGAACGGATCCATCGGCGTGAACGACTCGGCGAACGCGAGCGCCGTCAGCGACGACGGATCCACCGACGTCGTCGCCACGTCCGGAGATTCGAACGAGACGTCCCTCCCGAACGAGACCGGGGTCGTCGCAGCCGATGCGAACACGAGCGCCTGTCTCGCCGTCGAAGCCAGCGACGTCACCCTCGACGGGAACGGCTACACCGTCGACGGGAGCGACGCGAGCGCGCTGAACCTCACCGGGAACGGGACGGCCAACGCGACGAACGTGTCGGACAATGCGACCGTCTCCGACGGTGCGAACGCCTCGGCCGACGTCAACGAATCGGTCGTCAACGGCATCGTCGTCCGCCCGGGGACCGAGAACGGCACCGTCTCCAACGTCACCATCAGCAACGTGACTGTCCAGCACTGGTACGTCGGCGTCTACGTCCAGGACGCACAGGACGTGACGCTCGACAACGTGACCCTTGCGAACAACACGGTACCCGGCTTCCGCCTCGACAACTCCACCGGCCTGTCGATCCAGAACGTGAACCGGAACACGACCCGGTGA
- a CDS encoding sodium:calcium antiporter: MAGSTAFAAGIVVVATGAVWLGSAWLESASEDLSGYYGLPQVVQGSIVAAVGSSFPELATVVFSAVLTESLGLGAGAIVGSAIFNVLVIPAVAGISTEEDIEANRTLVYKEAQFYMLAVSALVITFAMAVIYNPDTTVDYIAGTLTRPLALIPLGLYGLYLFIQAQDTADYVADPSAGEGVDVGRQWGFLLAGLVVILVAVHELVGAVETLGTVAGVPGFIMGVTVLAAATSLPDALVSVRAARDDRGVASLANVLGSNTFDLLVAIPVGVLIVGHWSFNFALAIPMFAVLTLATVLLFTVLRTELALSTAESVALLVAYGLFVAWVVLETATSVVDYLPAGG; this comes from the coding sequence ATGGCTGGATCGACCGCGTTCGCAGCGGGGATCGTCGTGGTCGCGACCGGGGCCGTCTGGCTCGGGAGCGCCTGGCTCGAATCCGCGAGCGAGGATCTCTCGGGGTACTACGGCCTCCCGCAGGTCGTCCAGGGATCCATCGTCGCCGCGGTCGGGTCGAGCTTTCCGGAGCTGGCGACGGTCGTCTTCTCTGCAGTCCTCACGGAGTCGCTGGGGCTCGGTGCCGGCGCCATCGTGGGGTCGGCCATCTTCAACGTCCTCGTCATCCCGGCGGTCGCCGGCATCTCGACCGAGGAGGACATCGAGGCCAACCGGACGCTCGTGTACAAGGAGGCCCAGTTCTACATGCTCGCCGTCTCCGCGCTGGTGATCACCTTCGCGATGGCGGTCATCTACAACCCGGATACGACCGTCGACTACATCGCCGGGACGCTCACCCGGCCGCTGGCGTTGATCCCGCTCGGTCTCTACGGGCTCTACCTGTTCATCCAGGCCCAGGACACGGCCGACTACGTCGCCGATCCGTCCGCCGGCGAGGGGGTCGACGTCGGTCGGCAGTGGGGTTTCCTGCTGGCCGGGCTGGTGGTCATCCTGGTCGCCGTCCACGAACTCGTCGGCGCTGTGGAGACGCTCGGGACGGTCGCCGGCGTCCCCGGGTTCATCATGGGGGTGACCGTCCTCGCGGCCGCGACGAGCCTCCCCGACGCGCTCGTGAGCGTCCGGGCCGCCCGTGACGACCGCGGCGTCGCCTCACTGGCGAACGTCCTCGGGTCGAACACCTTCGACCTGCTGGTCGCCATCCCCGTCGGCGTCCTCATCGTCGGCCACTGGTCGTTCAACTTCGCGCTCGCGATTCCGATGTTCGCCGTCCTCACCCTCGCCACGGTCCTGCTGTTCACCGTCCTCCGGACCGAGCTCGCCCTCTCGACGGCCGAATCGGTCGCCTTGCTGGTCGCTTACGGGCTCTTCGTCGCGTGGGTCGTCCTCGAAACCGCGACGAGCGTCGTCGACTACCTCCCCGCCGGCGGGTGA
- a CDS encoding phosphoribosylaminoimidazolesuccinocarboxamide synthase: MTSVKEFRVDEPATADDLGRGAFVFTDDYSVFDWGKMPDEIPDKGASLCTMGAFNFELLEAEGVPTHYDGVVLEDETLSLDAALDDGVAPREMAIELTQVPDLPFESSAYDYDAYHADAGENYLVPLEIVFRNRVGVGSSLRSRTDPADHGLDLDEWPAETVELDDPIVEFSTKYEEQDRYLDRAAADRIAGVADVDDLEAVAREVNRVVTEQAAEADLVHQDGKIECLYYQGEIRVADVVGTFDENRFAYDGQQVSKEVVRQYHKRTQPDWVAAVSEAKERADAEGLADWKSLCEESPEPLDAGVIQAARDLYCAGTNAYVGRAVFDAPSLDDAVEQVRDL; this comes from the coding sequence ATGACCTCTGTGAAGGAGTTCCGCGTGGACGAACCCGCCACCGCCGACGACCTCGGCCGGGGCGCGTTCGTCTTCACCGACGACTACTCCGTCTTCGACTGGGGGAAGATGCCCGACGAGATCCCCGACAAGGGGGCCTCGCTGTGCACCATGGGCGCGTTCAACTTCGAACTGCTGGAGGCCGAGGGAGTCCCGACGCACTACGATGGCGTCGTGCTGGAAGACGAGACCCTCTCGCTCGACGCGGCCCTCGACGACGGCGTCGCGCCCCGGGAGATGGCCATCGAACTCACGCAGGTCCCGGACCTCCCCTTCGAATCCAGCGCGTACGACTACGACGCCTACCACGCCGACGCCGGCGAGAACTACCTGGTCCCCCTGGAGATCGTCTTCCGGAACCGGGTCGGCGTCGGCTCCTCGCTCCGCTCCCGCACCGACCCCGCCGACCACGGCCTCGACCTCGACGAGTGGCCCGCCGAGACCGTCGAACTGGACGACCCTATCGTCGAGTTCTCCACGAAGTACGAGGAGCAGGACCGCTATCTCGACCGGGCGGCGGCCGACCGAATCGCCGGCGTCGCCGACGTCGACGACCTCGAAGCCGTCGCCCGAGAGGTGAATCGCGTCGTCACCGAGCAGGCCGCCGAGGCCGACCTCGTCCACCAGGACGGCAAGATCGAGTGTCTCTACTACCAGGGCGAGATTCGCGTCGCGGACGTCGTCGGCACCTTCGACGAGAACCGCTTCGCCTACGACGGTCAGCAGGTTTCGAAGGAAGTCGTCCGCCAGTACCACAAGCGGACCCAGCCAGACTGGGTCGCCGCGGTCTCCGAGGCCAAGGAACGGGCCGACGCCGAGGGCCTCGCCGACTGGAAGTCGCTGTGCGAGGAGTCACCTGAACCGCTCGACGCGGGCGTGATACAGGCCGCTCGTGACCTCTACTGTGCCGGGACGAACGCCTACGTCGGCCGCGCGGTGTTCGACGCGCCGTCGCTCGACGACGCCGTCGAGCAGGTCCGCGACCTCTGA
- a CDS encoding CHY zinc finger protein: MTDHTTENGVRRRTTAPPDADDRFSVPLRGVAVDPATRCDHYDSDRDVVAIRFACCDCYYPCFRCHEAVTDHEPGRISPDRFDRPAVLCGSCGATLSVDAYLDCDDSCPECGAAFNPGCRRHRDRYFAVGE, from the coding sequence ATGACTGACCACACGACCGAGAACGGCGTTCGTCGGCGAACTACGGCGCCCCCCGACGCAGACGACCGGTTCTCCGTTCCACTTCGCGGCGTCGCCGTCGACCCTGCGACCCGCTGTGACCACTACGACTCAGACCGCGACGTGGTCGCGATCCGGTTCGCCTGTTGTGACTGTTACTACCCGTGTTTTCGCTGCCACGAAGCGGTCACCGACCACGAGCCCGGGCGAATCTCACCGGACCGGTTCGACCGGCCCGCAGTCCTCTGCGGTAGCTGTGGCGCGACGCTGTCGGTCGACGCGTACCTCGACTGCGACGACTCCTGCCCCGAGTGCGGAGCGGCGTTCAATCCCGGCTGCCGGCGCCACCGGGACCGCTACTTCGCCGTGGGAGAATGA
- a CDS encoding formyltetrahydrofolate deformylase — MTRHLTEITVVGEDDTGLIAEVTSLLFERSINIEDLDQAVREGVFRMTMHVDTEGMVCTEEKLREDLDELGDNLGVDVQVRFPAERETQSIAVLVTKESHCLEALFEAWASGDLEADIDVVIGNHPDLQPLAEKYDVPFHDIGDEKGTPDEDELLDLLAEYNADLIVLARYMRILSPDVVFRYESRIINVHPSLLPSFPGASAYMQAIEEGVRIAGVTAHYVTTDLDQGPIITQRAFNVPDDASEEELQQIGQPLEAEALLEAIRLHLADEVTVHRGRTRLRDADDVEAQLGAPAELDDINPDRPIDGLGEIVAGADDEDAEVEADD, encoded by the coding sequence ATGACGCGCCACCTCACGGAGATAACCGTCGTCGGCGAGGACGACACTGGCCTCATCGCGGAGGTCACCTCGCTGCTGTTCGAGCGGAGCATCAACATCGAGGATCTGGACCAGGCCGTCCGCGAGGGCGTGTTCCGGATGACGATGCACGTCGACACGGAGGGGATGGTCTGCACGGAGGAGAAACTCCGGGAGGACCTCGACGAACTCGGCGACAACCTCGGCGTCGACGTCCAGGTTCGCTTCCCAGCCGAGCGCGAGACCCAGTCGATCGCCGTCCTCGTCACGAAGGAGAGCCACTGCCTGGAGGCGCTGTTCGAGGCGTGGGCCAGCGGCGACCTGGAGGCCGACATCGACGTCGTCATCGGCAACCATCCCGACCTCCAGCCGCTCGCCGAGAAGTACGACGTCCCCTTCCACGACATCGGCGACGAGAAGGGGACCCCCGACGAGGACGAACTGCTGGACCTGCTGGCCGAGTACAACGCCGACCTGATCGTCCTCGCGCGCTACATGCGCATCCTCAGCCCCGACGTCGTCTTCCGGTACGAGAGCCGGATCATCAACGTCCACCCGAGCCTGCTCCCCTCCTTCCCGGGCGCCTCGGCGTACATGCAGGCCATCGAGGAGGGCGTCCGCATCGCCGGCGTCACGGCCCACTACGTGACGACGGACCTCGATCAGGGCCCGATCATCACCCAGCGGGCGTTCAACGTCCCCGACGACGCCAGCGAGGAGGAACTCCAGCAGATCGGCCAGCCCCTGGAGGCCGAGGCGCTGCTGGAGGCCATCAGGCTCCACCTCGCCGACGAGGTCACCGTCCACCGCGGCCGGACCAGGCTCCGTGACGCCGACGACGTCGAGGCCCAGCTGGGCGCCCCCGCTGAACTCGACGATATCAATCCAGACCGACCCATCGACGGACTCGGCGAGATCGTCGCGGGAGCGGACGACGAGGACGCCGAGGTCGAGGCTGATGACTAA
- a CDS encoding PKD domain-containing protein — protein MARLGVTVLVVVAIAALFAGASAADGNEPPLAEAGLDQTVDNGTTVYLDAGGSVDPDGSLATVSWEITGPNGTPVDTADDASVRTQFTPSETGNYTANLTVTDDDGATRTDTLYVTVEEASGPSVGLLGPGETSPDSQTSFVVNASAGSANLSQLYWIENGSVERTVDLSGNNETVTVNRSFSETKPYRLNATVVDSRGYSQTTSLLLYVDSSTVLGGYSDHEHCPDGGSPYFGFDGEFIGCTPESGADMIYEDHVLEQNGQEGLDLYDNTAGRIVQMMTEGEVDELQKNSNGALTRDTVNQNFENTLVPTLGPVFDYQIENPGRSRSDNGDSSDTSSSESSADSDSTDSSLPPIESSIPPSTRRYM, from the coding sequence ATGGCACGGCTGGGGGTCACCGTCCTGGTAGTCGTCGCGATAGCGGCGCTGTTCGCCGGCGCCAGTGCCGCGGACGGGAACGAGCCCCCGCTCGCGGAGGCCGGCCTCGACCAGACCGTCGACAACGGCACCACGGTGTACCTCGACGCCGGCGGCTCGGTGGACCCCGACGGCTCCCTCGCCACCGTGTCGTGGGAGATCACCGGTCCGAACGGGACGCCCGTCGACACCGCCGACGACGCCAGCGTCCGGACGCAGTTCACGCCCAGCGAGACCGGCAACTACACGGCGAACCTCACCGTCACCGACGACGACGGCGCGACCCGGACCGACACCCTCTACGTCACCGTCGAGGAGGCCAGCGGTCCGTCGGTGGGGCTGCTCGGCCCTGGCGAGACGTCACCGGACTCGCAGACATCGTTCGTTGTCAACGCCTCGGCCGGCAGCGCCAACCTCAGCCAGTTGTACTGGATCGAGAACGGCTCGGTCGAACGGACGGTCGACCTCTCCGGCAACAACGAGACCGTGACGGTGAACCGGTCGTTCTCCGAGACGAAGCCCTACCGGCTCAACGCGACTGTGGTCGACAGCAGGGGGTACTCGCAAACGACGTCGCTTCTCCTCTACGTCGACTCCAGTACTGTCCTCGGCGGTTACAGTGACCACGAGCACTGTCCCGACGGCGGGTCGCCGTACTTCGGCTTCGACGGCGAGTTCATCGGCTGTACGCCCGAATCCGGGGCGGACATGATCTACGAGGATCATGTGCTGGAACAGAACGGGCAGGAGGGGCTGGATTTGTACGACAATACCGCGGGAAGAATCGTTCAGATGATGACTGAGGGAGAGGTTGACGAACTTCAGAAGAACTCTAACGGGGCTCTCACCCGTGATACGGTTAATCAAAATTTTGAGAATACTCTAGTTCCCACACTCGGCCCTGTTTTCGATTACCAAATTGAAAACCCAGGAAGGAGCCGGTCGGATAATGGCGATTCTTCTGACACATCGTCATCTGAATCTTCCGCTGACTCGGATTCGACAGATTCCTCACTACCTCCTATAGAGTCCAGTATACCACCTTCCACACGAAGATACATGTGA
- the purS gene encoding phosphoribosylformylglycinamidine synthase subunit PurS, producing MTAYTATVTVRLKRGVLDPEAETTKRALDRLGFELDALRSTDRYEIDLDAADADDAAERAGEMAERLLANPTIHDYDVEVEQAE from the coding sequence ATGACCGCGTACACCGCCACGGTGACGGTTCGGCTCAAGCGGGGCGTGCTGGACCCCGAAGCCGAGACCACCAAGCGCGCGCTCGACCGGCTGGGTTTCGAACTCGACGCGTTGCGCTCGACCGACCGCTACGAGATCGACCTCGACGCCGCGGACGCCGACGACGCCGCCGAGCGGGCCGGCGAGATGGCCGAGCGGCTCCTGGCGAATCCGACCATCCACGACTACGACGTGGAGGTCGAGCAGGCCGAATGA
- the purQ gene encoding phosphoribosylformylglycinamidine synthase I, with protein MTVAVIRFGGSNCDRDSVQALEHLGIDAEIVWHEDGLPADVSGIMLPGGFSYGDYLRAGAMAARSPIMAEVREAADEGVPVLGVCNGAQVGCESRLTPGVFTTNESARFQCEHVHLRVENADTPWTSAYEEGEVVEFPIAHGEGRYEIDDNRLDELESEDRILFKYCDAEGEVTPESNPNGSKHNVAGIVGERGTVAVMMPHPERASLPDVGPVDGQGVLQGFAE; from the coding sequence ATGACAGTCGCCGTCATCCGATTCGGCGGGTCGAACTGCGACCGCGACTCCGTGCAAGCCCTCGAACATCTGGGCATCGACGCCGAAATCGTCTGGCACGAGGACGGCCTGCCGGCGGACGTCTCGGGGATCATGCTCCCCGGCGGGTTCTCGTACGGTGACTACCTCCGCGCGGGAGCGATGGCAGCCCGGTCGCCGATCATGGCCGAAGTCCGCGAGGCCGCGGACGAGGGCGTTCCGGTGCTGGGCGTCTGCAATGGCGCGCAGGTGGGCTGTGAGTCGCGACTGACGCCGGGGGTGTTCACGACCAACGAGAGCGCACGGTTCCAGTGCGAGCACGTCCACCTCCGGGTGGAGAACGCCGACACGCCGTGGACCAGCGCGTACGAGGAAGGCGAGGTCGTCGAGTTTCCCATCGCCCACGGCGAGGGTCGCTACGAGATCGACGACAACCGTCTCGACGAACTGGAGTCTGAGGACCGGATCCTGTTCAAGTACTGCGATGCCGAGGGCGAGGTGACGCCCGAGTCGAACCCCAACGGGTCGAAGCACAACGTCGCCGGAATCGTCGGCGAGCGCGGGACGGTCGCAGTGATGATGCCCCACCCCGAGCGGGCGTCGCTCCCCGACGTCGGGCCGGTCGACGGCCAGGGCGTCCTGCAGGGCTTCGCGGAGTAG
- a CDS encoding ABC transporter ATP-binding protein: protein MSRPSVSVDELAKRYGDVQALDSVSFEVRRGEIFGLVGPNGAGKSTTLRTLATLLHVDDGDVTVCGHDVEQEAIDVRESIRYLPDEAGAYESISGRKNLRFVADFYGDADECLDRGVEMADLGERIDDAAGEYSKGMTRKLLLASALMTDPDLVILDEPTSGLDVRNSRKVREIIKSYPDEDRSVLLSSHDMLEVEYLCDRVGLLNDGQIVAQGSPAELLERYDVANLEDVFMEVVA, encoded by the coding sequence ATGTCGCGGCCATCGGTCTCCGTCGACGAACTGGCGAAGCGTTACGGCGACGTGCAGGCGCTGGACAGCGTCTCCTTCGAGGTCCGACGCGGGGAGATATTCGGCCTCGTCGGCCCGAACGGCGCGGGCAAGTCGACGACCCTTCGGACGCTGGCGACGCTGTTGCACGTCGACGACGGCGACGTCACCGTTTGCGGCCACGACGTCGAGCAGGAGGCGATCGACGTCCGGGAGTCGATCCGGTACCTGCCCGACGAGGCGGGGGCCTACGAGTCCATCTCGGGGCGGAAGAACCTCCGGTTCGTCGCGGACTTCTACGGGGACGCCGACGAGTGTCTGGACCGGGGCGTCGAGATGGCCGACCTGGGCGAGCGCATCGACGACGCCGCGGGCGAGTACAGCAAGGGGATGACCCGCAAGCTACTGCTGGCCAGCGCGCTGATGACCGACCCCGACCTGGTCATCCTCGACGAACCGACGTCGGGCCTGGACGTGCGCAACTCCCGCAAGGTCCGGGAGATCATCAAGTCATACCCCGACGAGGACCGTTCGGTTCTGCTGTCCTCCCACGACATGCTCGAAGTGGAGTATCTCTGTGACCGGGTGGGCCTGCTCAACGACGGACAGATCGTCGCCCAGGGGTCGCCCGCGGAACTGCTGGAGCGCTACGACGTGGCCAACCTCGAGGACGTCTTCATGGAGGTGGTCGCGTGA
- a CDS encoding ABC transporter permease: protein MRPFLRLVWKEARELLRPQYILPILLIPVLFVGMGQGIGAVADSGAGDPIVGVVDNDDGEYGTVVAETLRSDANVSYEGTDREAAIRETRAADGESVVVIPENFSERIENGERGTIHVYTVTDTVSLFGAVSSADVERVLQRAATNVTVAKTGATRPELDPIGHSYTTIVRGERIDTSPAQLSATLAGQFFFVPAVITVTILFSGQMVMNSMASETENRTLETLLTMPVPRRTIVAAKLVGGSAIGLFATAVYMVGLSFLQVGGDFAGGTTSALTLGGLEYVLIGLSLFLALVGTLALALSLGIFADSQQGAQMLLLPLVGLTMVPFFMTMFADFTSLSLPMQAVLFLIPFTHPVIAPKQLLFGGTELVVAGLAYELVFAAGMIYLTVRLFDSDRPITGRAGWFDRLFDLVQR from the coding sequence GTGAGGCCCTTCCTCAGGCTCGTCTGGAAGGAGGCCCGCGAACTCCTCCGACCCCAGTACATCCTGCCGATACTGCTGATTCCGGTGCTGTTCGTCGGCATGGGGCAGGGGATCGGCGCGGTGGCTGATTCGGGCGCGGGCGACCCCATCGTCGGCGTCGTCGACAACGACGACGGGGAGTACGGGACCGTTGTCGCCGAGACGCTCCGGTCGGACGCGAACGTGAGCTACGAAGGGACGGACCGGGAGGCCGCCATTCGTGAGACGCGGGCCGCCGACGGCGAGTCCGTGGTGGTGATACCCGAGAACTTCTCGGAGCGGATCGAGAACGGTGAGCGCGGGACTATCCACGTGTACACGGTCACCGACACCGTCAGTCTGTTCGGCGCCGTGTCCTCTGCCGACGTAGAGCGAGTGCTCCAGCGCGCCGCGACGAACGTCACCGTGGCGAAGACGGGCGCGACGCGGCCCGAACTCGACCCCATCGGCCACTCGTACACGACTATCGTCCGCGGCGAGCGGATCGATACGTCGCCGGCCCAGTTGTCGGCGACGCTCGCCGGCCAGTTCTTCTTCGTCCCGGCGGTGATCACCGTGACCATCCTCTTCTCCGGTCAGATGGTGATGAACTCGATGGCCAGCGAGACGGAGAATCGCACGCTGGAGACGCTGTTGACGATGCCGGTGCCGCGCCGCACCATCGTCGCCGCGAAACTGGTCGGCGGCTCGGCCATCGGCCTGTTCGCCACCGCGGTCTACATGGTCGGTCTGAGCTTCCTCCAGGTCGGCGGCGACTTCGCGGGTGGGACGACCAGTGCGCTCACGCTCGGCGGGCTGGAATACGTTCTGATCGGCCTCTCGCTGTTCCTGGCGCTCGTCGGGACGCTGGCGCTCGCCCTCTCGCTCGGTATCTTCGCGGACAGTCAGCAGGGCGCCCAGATGCTACTCCTTCCCCTGGTCGGGCTGACGATGGTGCCCTTTTTCATGACGATGTTCGCCGACTTCACGTCGCTGTCGCTCCCGATGCAGGCAGTCCTGTTCCTGATCCCCTTCACCCACCCCGTCATCGCGCCCAAGCAGTTGCTGTTCGGCGGGACGGAGCTGGTCGTGGCCGGGCTCGCCTACGAACTCGTCTTCGCCGCCGGGATGATCTACCTGACTGTCCGACTGTTCGACTCCGACAGACCGATCACTGGTCGCGCCGGCTGGTTCGACCGGCTCTTCGACCTCGTCCAGCGGTAG
- the map gene encoding type II methionyl aminopeptidase, with amino-acid sequence MTDVDLESEQYEKHREAGRILADVRDEAAEMVEVGVSHLEVAEWAEEEIRELGGEPAFPVNISIDHEAAHATPGKDDETTFGEEMVNLDIGVHVDGWLADTAVTVDLSGNDDLAQAPADALEAAIDTVAPGVSTGEVGAAIEEQIEGHGFNPVVNLTGHGLGHWEQHTKPNIPNREIAQGATFDVGDVVAVEPFATTGGGKVNEGTDEEIFALEREGTVRNRAARQVLEQITEEFKTLPFAARWLDSPRAKMALRRLKQNDIVHGYPVLQEAQGELVSQKEHTLIVTEDGCEVTTRSR; translated from the coding sequence ATGACAGACGTGGACCTGGAGTCGGAGCAGTACGAGAAACACCGCGAAGCCGGGCGAATTCTGGCCGACGTGCGCGACGAGGCCGCGGAGATGGTCGAGGTCGGCGTCTCGCACCTCGAAGTCGCCGAGTGGGCCGAAGAAGAGATCCGCGAACTCGGCGGCGAGCCGGCGTTCCCGGTGAACATCAGCATCGACCACGAGGCCGCCCACGCGACGCCGGGCAAGGACGACGAGACGACCTTCGGCGAGGAGATGGTGAACCTCGACATCGGGGTCCACGTCGACGGCTGGCTGGCCGACACCGCCGTCACCGTGGACCTCTCGGGCAACGACGACCTCGCACAGGCCCCCGCGGACGCGCTGGAGGCCGCCATCGACACCGTCGCGCCGGGCGTCAGCACCGGCGAGGTCGGCGCCGCCATCGAGGAGCAGATCGAGGGCCACGGCTTCAACCCCGTCGTCAACCTCACCGGCCACGGCCTGGGCCACTGGGAGCAACACACGAAGCCGAACATCCCGAACCGCGAGATTGCCCAGGGCGCCACCTTCGACGTCGGCGACGTCGTCGCCGTCGAACCGTTCGCGACCACCGGCGGCGGCAAGGTCAACGAGGGCACCGACGAGGAGATCTTCGCGCTCGAGCGCGAGGGCACGGTGCGCAACCGCGCCGCCCGGCAGGTCCTCGAACAGATAACCGAGGAGTTCAAGACGCTCCCATTCGCGGCCCGGTGGCTCGACTCGCCGCGCGCGAAGATGGCGCTCCGCCGGCTCAAGCAAAACGACATCGTCCACGGCTACCCGGTCCTGCAGGAAGCCCAGGGCGAACTCGTGAGCCAGAAGGAACACACCCTCATCGTCACCGAGGACGGCTGCGAAGTGACCACGCGGTCGCGGTAG
- the glmU gene encoding bifunctional sugar-1-phosphate nucleotidylyltransferase/acetyltransferase, with the protein MSVRTAVVLAAGEGTRLRPMTRNRPKPMLPAANRPILEYVFDALIDAGISRIVAVVGYKRDRVKDYFGPTYRDVPISYVTQAKQLGSGHALLQARSVVDGPVLVVNGDRLIDGATVASVVDHFEEDQDTPALAVIERADAQRYGAVDLRDGDLVSIVEKPDSNQYRLINGGIYAFPESIFGAIDETPRSDGELALTDTIARLIERGRVRAIMTDGMWVDATYPWDLLAVAREVLARGRVVEDERADGVWVDDSATVHEDATLQGPVVVGPDCEVGPNAVVGSNTALGDNVTVGANATIRNSVLDVDARVDAGSTIIDAVVGQDTTLGANTTIPGGPADVQVGTDVYEDQRLGAVLADRVRARGNVSLSPGTLVGPKATLHSGVHAYGHVGEGVEVVR; encoded by the coding sequence ATGAGCGTTCGAACGGCCGTCGTCCTCGCGGCAGGCGAGGGGACCAGGTTGCGTCCGATGACGCGCAACCGCCCCAAGCCGATGTTGCCGGCGGCGAACCGCCCTATCCTCGAGTACGTCTTCGACGCGCTGATCGACGCCGGTATCAGCCGAATCGTCGCCGTCGTCGGCTACAAGCGCGACCGCGTCAAGGACTACTTCGGTCCCACGTACCGCGACGTCCCGATCTCCTACGTCACCCAGGCAAAACAGCTCGGTAGCGGCCACGCCCTCCTCCAGGCCCGCTCCGTCGTCGACGGGCCCGTCCTCGTCGTCAACGGCGACCGCCTCATCGACGGCGCGACCGTCGCCTCCGTCGTCGACCACTTCGAGGAGGACCAGGACACGCCCGCGCTCGCGGTGATCGAGCGCGCCGACGCACAGCGCTACGGCGCGGTCGACCTGCGGGACGGCGACCTCGTCTCCATCGTCGAGAAACCCGACTCCAATCAGTACAGACTGATCAACGGGGGGATCTACGCCTTCCCGGAGAGTATCTTCGGCGCCATCGACGAGACGCCGCGTTCGGACGGTGAACTCGCCCTGACCGACACCATCGCCCGGCTCATCGAGCGCGGCCGCGTCCGGGCGATCATGACCGACGGAATGTGGGTCGACGCGACCTACCCGTGGGACCTGCTCGCCGTCGCGCGCGAGGTGCTCGCCCGCGGGCGCGTCGTCGAAGACGAACGGGCCGACGGCGTCTGGGTCGACGACTCCGCGACGGTCCACGAGGACGCCACCCTCCAGGGCCCCGTCGTCGTCGGCCCCGATTGCGAGGTCGGCCCCAACGCCGTCGTCGGATCGAACACCGCGCTGGGCGACAACGTGACCGTCGGCGCGAACGCGACGATACGGAACTCGGTGCTCGACGTGGACGCGCGCGTCGACGCGGGCTCGACCATCATCGACGCCGTCGTCGGCCAGGACACCACGCTGGGCGCGAACACCACCATCCCTGGTGGCCCCGCGGACGTCCAGGTCGGTACCGACGTCTACGAGGACCAGCGCCTCGGCGCCGTCCTCGCCGACCGCGTGCGGGCCCGTGGCAACGTCTCGCTGTCGCCCGGCACGCTCGTCGGCCCGAAGGCGACGCTCCACTCCGGCGTGCACGCCTACGGCCACGTCGGCGAGGGCGTGGAGGTGGTGCGATAA